The following coding sequences lie in one Euhalothece natronophila Z-M001 genomic window:
- a CDS encoding DUF2854 domain-containing protein, with the protein MLGKISLGKWGMIVGGTLAIVGFIAYGAGNATLNLAGFFYGIPVFLGGLALKAAELKPTPYTKETSPEVAKLREEKGTPTQHQILRDVTRYRYGEQVHLQESLERLGLSPTDEERPVLSGLREEEIDGAYALILEFESSLIPWERWLEQKDKIERFFGPNISAKLHQPQSDWVEVALVATTE; encoded by the coding sequence ATGCTCGGTAAAATATCATTAGGAAAATGGGGAATGATTGTTGGTGGCACATTAGCAATTGTCGGCTTTATCGCCTATGGTGCTGGCAATGCCACTCTCAACTTAGCTGGTTTTTTCTACGGCATCCCTGTTTTTTTAGGGGGATTAGCCCTGAAAGCCGCAGAATTGAAACCAACCCCCTACACCAAGGAAACCTCACCAGAAGTAGCAAAATTACGAGAAGAGAAAGGAACCCCCACCCAACATCAAATTCTCCGAGATGTTACCCGTTATCGTTATGGAGAACAAGTCCATCTTCAAGAATCTTTAGAACGCCTCGGATTAAGCCCCACCGATGAAGAAAGACCGGTTCTTAGTGGGCTTCGGGAAGAAGAAATTGATGGTGCTTACGCCTTAATTTTAGAATTTGAGTCCTCCCTTATTCCTTGGGAACGGTGGCTGGAACAAAAGGACAAAATTGAGCGATTTTTTGGTCCCAATATCAGTGCGAAGTTGCATCAGCCACAATCAGATTGGGTAGAAGTTGCCCTAGTTGCCACTACTGAGTAA
- the chlP gene encoding geranylgeranyl reductase has translation MVLRVAVVGSGPAGSSAAEVLAKAGIETYLFERKLDNAKPCGGAIPLCMVGEFDLPPEIVDRRVRKMKMISPSNVTVDINLEKEDEYIGMCRREVLDGFLRNRAAELGANLINGTVHRLELPQSDNEPYTIHYADHSDGSAVGTASTLQVDLVIGADGANSRVAKAIDAGDYNYAIAFQERIRIPEDKMAYYEELAEMYVGNDVSPDFYAWVFPKFDHVAVGTGTMKVNKAKIKDLQAGIRARSAQRTEGGEIIKVEAHPIPEHPRPHRVRGRVALVGDAAGTVTKSSGEGIYFAAKSARMCAETIVETSKNGQRVPTEKDLKQYLKQWDKRYGATYMVLDLLQRVFYRSDATREAFVEMCSDKDVQRMTFDSYLYKTVTPGNPLVQMKITAKTVGSLLRGHALAP, from the coding sequence TTGGTGTTAAGGGTTGCTGTCGTCGGTTCAGGACCGGCTGGTTCTTCTGCAGCGGAAGTATTAGCCAAAGCTGGAATTGAAACCTATCTATTTGAACGAAAATTAGACAACGCAAAGCCTTGCGGTGGGGCAATTCCCCTCTGCATGGTGGGTGAGTTTGACCTCCCTCCCGAAATTGTGGATCGGCGGGTGAGAAAAATGAAAATGATCTCCCCGTCTAATGTAACCGTTGATATTAATTTAGAAAAAGAAGACGAATATATTGGAATGTGCCGTCGGGAAGTCCTAGACGGCTTTTTAAGAAATCGCGCTGCCGAATTAGGGGCAAATTTAATTAATGGCACGGTTCATCGCCTAGAATTACCGCAAAGCGATAATGAACCTTATACCATTCATTATGCTGACCACTCTGACGGTAGTGCCGTGGGAACAGCTAGCACCCTACAAGTGGATTTAGTGATTGGTGCTGATGGGGCAAACTCCCGTGTGGCAAAAGCTATTGATGCTGGGGATTATAACTACGCGATCGCGTTTCAAGAGCGCATTCGCATCCCAGAAGACAAAATGGCTTACTATGAGGAGCTTGCTGAAATGTATGTCGGGAATGACGTTTCCCCAGACTTCTATGCTTGGGTGTTCCCGAAATTTGACCATGTTGCTGTGGGAACTGGCACCATGAAGGTCAATAAGGCAAAAATTAAAGACCTACAGGCTGGAATCCGCGCCCGTTCTGCCCAAAGAACTGAAGGTGGGGAAATTATTAAAGTAGAAGCCCATCCGATTCCAGAACATCCTCGTCCCCATCGTGTTCGTGGTCGCGTGGCCCTCGTAGGGGACGCAGCAGGAACTGTCACCAAATCCTCTGGAGAAGGCATTTATTTTGCCGCTAAGTCTGCTCGGATGTGTGCGGAAACTATTGTCGAAACTTCCAAGAATGGACAGCGAGTTCCCACAGAAAAAGACCTCAAACAGTATCTCAAACAATGGGATAAACGTTATGGCGCAACCTACATGGTTTTAGACTTACTACAACGAGTCTTCTACCGCTCCGATGCCACTCGCGAAGCCTTTGTTGAGATGTGTTCTGATAAAGATGTACAACGGATGACCTTTGATAGTTATCTTTACAAAACGGTAACTCCTGGCAATCCCTTGGTACAAATGAAAATTACCGCAAAAACCGTCGGTAGCCTGCTCCGAGGACATGCCCTCGCCCCTTAA
- the grpE gene encoding nucleotide exchange factor GrpE: protein MIDEQKQQDSMNNEPNQDQQTESSESLEKETAAATPQETEVVAEQDSVPEVETQSVSEDDNSQQQSTDTTSTEELQAEIQNLKQKLEQEAQQRETVTAQAKRLAADFENFRRRSEAQKEEIKQNEKRETLTKILEIVDNFERARSQIKPETEGEKNIHKSYQGLYKQLVESLKSLGVSKMRPEGEPFDPYYHEAMMREPSNEYPEGTVIEELRAGYMIGDSVLRHAMVKVAAAPESSGEEENGESEKNNSEEELA from the coding sequence ATGATCGACGAACAGAAGCAACAAGATTCTATGAATAATGAACCTAATCAAGATCAACAAACCGAAAGTAGCGAATCCTTAGAAAAGGAAACCGCAGCTGCAACTCCACAAGAAACAGAAGTAGTTGCAGAACAAGACTCTGTGCCTGAAGTAGAAACTCAAAGTGTAAGTGAAGACGACAATAGTCAACAACAATCAACAGACACAACGAGTACCGAAGAATTACAAGCAGAAATTCAAAATCTTAAGCAAAAATTAGAACAAGAAGCTCAACAACGGGAAACTGTAACTGCTCAAGCTAAACGCCTTGCTGCTGATTTTGAAAACTTCCGTCGTCGTAGTGAAGCTCAAAAAGAAGAAATTAAGCAGAATGAGAAACGAGAAACCCTGACTAAAATTTTAGAAATTGTTGATAACTTTGAAAGAGCGCGATCGCAGATTAAACCTGAAACAGAAGGAGAAAAAAATATCCATAAAAGTTATCAAGGGCTTTATAAACAATTAGTAGAATCCTTAAAAAGCCTTGGTGTCTCGAAAATGCGTCCCGAAGGGGAACCCTTTGATCCCTATTATCATGAAGCCATGATGCGAGAGCCTAGTAACGAGTATCCTGAAGGAACCGTTATTGAAGAGTTGAGAGCCGGCTATATGATCGGGGATAGTGTTCTTCGTCATGCCATGGTTAAGGTTGCAGCCGCTCCTGAATCCTCAGGAGAAGAAGAAAATGGAGAGAGTGAAAAAAATAATAGCGAAGAAGAGCTAGCATAA
- the dnaK gene encoding molecular chaperone DnaK encodes MGKVIGIDLGTTNSCIAVLEGSKPIVIGNAEGERTTPSLVAFTKEQERLVGQLAKRQAVTNAENTIYSMKRFIGRRWEDTEIERQRVSYHCVPGRDQTVDVKAWSKQYTPQEISAMILQKLKADAENYLNEEVTDAVITVPAYFTDAQRQATKDAGTIAGLEVLRIINEPTAAALAFGLDKQEQKQYILVFDLGGGTLDVSILQLGDGVFEVKATAGNNHLGGDDFDNVIVEWMLEKFQEKEGIDLTQDKMAMQRLREAAERAKIELSSRPTTAINLPFITAFSKGEGEVGPKHLKLELSRSKFDELSRDLVKGTFQPLKQALDDSGLNADEIDRILLVGGSTRIPSVREGLKEFFHGKEPDRSINPDEAVALGAAIQGGVLAHEEEVEDILLLDVTPLSLGIETLGEVFTKVIERNTTVPTSKSQVFSTASDGQTSVEIHVLQGERAMASDNKTLGKFLLTGIPAAPRGVPQIEVSFEIDVNGILKVAAEDKGTGREQSIVIKETGGLSQEEIERMQKESEQYAEEDRKRMQRVELSNQADSLFYSHENTLKDNEGLIPEKLKTIAKNQKEQLVKVLEDPQVELEVIRTRLEEYRQAVLTMGTEVYSHGNSRNNNSAIQERGYETVGEEEITREMTAKSEASSPSSTSKKTTDEEASSQLEEVFGTFSEDTADSNIVTDSDDEIRLKSASQNKQTEFDIEEEDFNPFEDWDNEEDYLSTDDYEAVE; translated from the coding sequence ATGGGAAAAGTTATTGGCATTGACCTTGGCACCACAAATAGTTGTATCGCTGTCTTAGAAGGTAGCAAACCAATTGTTATTGGTAACGCAGAAGGAGAACGAACTACTCCTAGTCTTGTTGCCTTCACCAAAGAACAAGAACGTCTTGTGGGTCAACTCGCAAAACGTCAAGCCGTAACCAATGCTGAAAATACAATTTACAGCATGAAACGGTTTATTGGCCGACGTTGGGAAGACACTGAAATTGAACGGCAACGGGTTTCTTATCACTGTGTTCCTGGGCGCGATCAAACTGTTGATGTTAAAGCTTGGAGCAAACAATATACGCCTCAAGAAATTTCAGCAATGATTCTGCAAAAGTTAAAAGCTGATGCTGAAAATTACCTGAATGAGGAAGTGACCGATGCAGTGATTACAGTTCCTGCCTATTTTACTGATGCCCAACGTCAGGCAACCAAAGATGCCGGAACGATTGCTGGTTTAGAAGTGTTAAGAATTATTAATGAACCAACCGCTGCTGCCCTTGCTTTCGGGCTAGATAAGCAAGAACAAAAGCAATATATTTTAGTTTTTGACCTTGGCGGTGGGACATTAGATGTTTCCATTTTGCAACTTGGAGATGGTGTCTTTGAGGTCAAAGCCACTGCCGGTAATAATCATCTTGGGGGAGATGACTTTGACAATGTCATTGTGGAATGGATGCTGGAAAAATTTCAAGAAAAAGAGGGCATTGATCTCACCCAAGATAAAATGGCAATGCAGCGTTTACGGGAAGCTGCAGAACGAGCTAAAATTGAGCTTTCGAGTCGTCCCACTACCGCTATTAACTTGCCCTTTATTACCGCGTTTAGTAAGGGGGAAGGAGAAGTGGGGCCAAAACATCTAAAACTGGAATTAAGTCGATCCAAATTTGACGAACTTTCTCGAGATTTAGTTAAAGGAACTTTTCAACCTCTCAAACAAGCTTTAGATGATTCTGGCTTAAATGCGGATGAAATTGATCGAATTTTATTAGTGGGAGGCTCAACCCGCATCCCTTCAGTTAGGGAAGGATTAAAAGAATTTTTTCATGGTAAAGAACCAGATCGCTCCATTAACCCTGATGAAGCCGTGGCTCTAGGCGCAGCTATTCAAGGGGGAGTCTTAGCCCATGAAGAAGAAGTTGAGGATATTCTCCTGCTTGATGTTACGCCCCTTTCCCTTGGCATTGAAACCCTTGGAGAAGTTTTTACCAAAGTCATTGAACGCAATACCACGGTTCCTACTAGTAAATCACAAGTCTTCTCCACAGCAAGTGATGGACAAACCTCTGTGGAAATTCATGTGCTACAGGGGGAACGCGCCATGGCTAGTGATAACAAAACCCTTGGCAAGTTTCTCTTAACTGGTATTCCCGCTGCGCCAAGAGGGGTTCCCCAGATTGAGGTGAGTTTTGAAATTGATGTCAACGGTATTTTAAAAGTCGCTGCGGAAGATAAAGGCACAGGACGAGAACAGAGTATTGTCATTAAAGAAACAGGTGGACTGTCTCAAGAAGAAATTGAACGGATGCAAAAAGAGTCAGAACAATACGCCGAGGAAGATCGTAAGCGCATGCAACGAGTTGAACTCAGTAACCAAGCCGATAGCCTCTTTTATAGCCACGAAAATACCCTCAAAGATAATGAGGGGTTAATCCCAGAAAAATTAAAAACCATAGCAAAGAATCAAAAAGAGCAATTAGTAAAGGTTTTAGAAGATCCGCAAGTTGAACTAGAAGTCATCCGTACTCGCTTAGAAGAATATCGGCAAGCGGTTTTAACCATGGGAACAGAAGTATATAGTCATGGTAATAGTCGCAATAATAACTCAGCCATTCAAGAAAGAGGTTACGAAACGGTTGGCGAAGAAGAGATTACTCGAGAAATGACAGCTAAAAGTGAAGCCTCCTCTCCATCCTCAACTTCTAAAAAGACAACCGATGAGGAAGCATCATCTCAATTAGAAGAAGTTTTTGGTACATTTAGTGAAGATACTGCCGATTCAAATATTGTCACTGATTCTGATGATGAGATAAGGTTAAAAAGTGCTAGTCAGAATAAACAAACTGAATTTGATATTGAAGAAGAAGATTTTAATCCTTTTGAAGATTGGGATAATGAAGAAGATTACCTCTCTACTGATGATTATGAGGCGGTAGAATAA
- the ltrA gene encoding group II intron reverse transcriptase/maturase, producing MLFTTNVTLDNHAECWHSIDWRKANRVVRNLRRRIFRATREGNLKKVRSLQKLLLKSFSNLVLAVRRCTQENQGKRTAGIDGRIALTPKERWELVCELQVLNDSIASPTRRIQIPKPNGKKRPLGIPIVTDRIRQAVVKSALEPYWEAKFEPSSYGFRPGRSPHDAIARVQNLTKQSPQGSPPKKQWVVDADIKGCFDNIDHHHLMGVIGNFPARKLINSWLKAGYIEKGNFHPTNGGTPQGGVISPMLANISLHGLEDALGVKWTIKKVKNTKSGTYASIERSKRAVIRFADDFIILCESEEDAQLAKEEANAFLSERGLHLSEEKTKICHLNDGFDYLGFHIHRYPDKFKNSGYITLITPSADKVKETKQQLREIWLQAKGKPTEWIVNKLNPIIRGKANYWNKVSSSRAFSDLDTYMYKRGCRFTKFQHPTKNEYWRTKRYFGRLNLNRPDKDWYFGSKSTGAYLVKFSDFNIEYHNAVPYDYTPDNPDPVVQEHFKKKDHSEATKLNKRNQRLAKKQGYKCPHCGESLFNGEPYDVHHRVPRKDGGSDKISNLVILHRECHKSTHHG from the coding sequence ATGTTGTTTACAACAAACGTAACTCTTGATAATCATGCGGAATGCTGGCACAGTATCGACTGGCGCAAAGCTAACCGTGTGGTTCGGAATCTGAGGCGACGGATATTCAGAGCTACTCGTGAAGGCAACCTGAAAAAGGTTCGCAGTTTACAAAAGCTGTTGCTTAAGTCTTTCTCCAATCTGGTGTTAGCCGTAAGGCGATGCACTCAAGAGAACCAAGGCAAACGCACAGCAGGAATTGATGGTCGTATTGCCCTGACTCCGAAAGAAAGGTGGGAACTTGTCTGTGAGTTACAGGTTCTAAATGATAGCATTGCTTCACCCACCCGACGGATTCAGATACCTAAACCGAATGGCAAAAAGCGTCCTCTAGGTATCCCTATCGTGACCGACCGCATTCGACAAGCGGTTGTAAAATCTGCTCTCGAACCCTACTGGGAAGCTAAGTTTGAACCTTCTTCCTATGGTTTCAGACCTGGAAGAAGTCCACACGATGCTATTGCTCGTGTTCAAAACTTGACTAAGCAAAGCCCACAGGGTTCACCTCCTAAGAAACAGTGGGTAGTAGATGCAGACATTAAGGGATGCTTTGATAACATTGACCACCATCACCTAATGGGAGTCATAGGCAACTTCCCTGCAAGGAAGTTAATCAATTCATGGCTCAAAGCAGGATACATTGAGAAAGGAAACTTTCATCCTACTAACGGGGGAACACCCCAAGGCGGAGTCATTAGCCCTATGTTAGCTAATATCAGCTTACATGGTCTGGAAGACGCCTTAGGTGTCAAATGGACTATTAAAAAGGTCAAAAACACAAAGAGTGGTACATACGCCTCAATAGAACGTTCAAAAAGGGCTGTTATCAGATTCGCAGATGACTTTATAATCCTATGTGAATCAGAGGAAGACGCACAATTAGCCAAAGAGGAAGCCAACGCATTCTTATCCGAGCGAGGACTCCATCTCTCTGAAGAAAAGACTAAAATCTGTCATCTTAATGATGGATTCGATTATTTAGGATTTCATATCCACAGATATCCCGATAAATTCAAAAATAGTGGATATATCACCCTTATTACCCCTAGTGCTGACAAAGTTAAGGAGACGAAACAACAACTCAGAGAGATTTGGCTACAGGCTAAAGGCAAACCTACAGAATGGATAGTCAACAAGCTAAACCCCATCATCAGGGGTAAAGCCAATTACTGGAACAAAGTTAGTAGCTCCAGAGCATTTTCTGACTTGGATACATATATGTATAAAAGAGGATGTCGTTTCACTAAATTTCAACATCCCACCAAGAACGAATACTGGAGAACAAAACGCTACTTCGGGAGACTAAACCTTAATCGACCTGATAAAGACTGGTACTTTGGTAGCAAAAGCACGGGAGCTTATCTAGTTAAGTTCTCAGACTTTAATATAGAATACCATAATGCCGTGCCATATGATTACACTCCTGATAACCCCGACCCAGTAGTCCAAGAACACTTTAAGAAGAAAGACCATTCTGAGGCGACTAAATTAAATAAAAGGAATCAAAGGTTAGCCAAAAAGCAGGGATATAAATGCCCTCACTGCGGTGAATCTCTATTCAATGGAGAGCCTTACGATGTTCATCATCGTGTTCCTAGAAAAGATGGCGGTAGCGATAAAATCTCCAATTTGGTGATACTCCATCGTGAATGCCATAAATCAACTCACCACGGGTAG
- the dnaJ gene encoding molecular chaperone DnaJ produces MAADYYQLLGVSRDASKEDIKRAYRRLARKYHPDVNKEEGAEERFKEINRAYEVLSEPETRARYDRFGEAGVSSGAGGGASYQDFATDMGGFADIFESIFSGFGGMGTGASTRQRTGPVRGDDLRLDLKIDFQEAVFGGEKEIQIPHLETCQTCEGSGAKPGTGAKTCQTCSGSGQVRRATRTPFGSFAQVSVCPTCNGQGRVIEEKCETCSGEGRVRERKKLKITIPQGVDNGTRLRVSGEGDAGLRGGSTGDLYVYLTIAPHPEFKREGLNIRSEITVSYLQAILGCRVKVNTVDGEEDLNIPAGTQPDTVLTLENKGVPKLGNPVSRGDHLITVHVEIPTRLNSEERDLLEQLAKIKGENTGKGGLEGFLGRVFGG; encoded by the coding sequence ATGGCTGCCGATTATTACCAACTCCTAGGAGTCTCTCGCGACGCAAGTAAGGAAGACATTAAACGTGCTTATCGCCGTCTAGCACGAAAATACCACCCTGATGTTAATAAAGAAGAAGGGGCAGAAGAACGATTCAAAGAGATTAACCGCGCCTATGAAGTTCTCTCAGAGCCAGAAACTCGCGCTCGCTATGATCGCTTTGGCGAGGCTGGAGTCAGTTCTGGGGCTGGTGGTGGCGCTAGTTATCAAGATTTTGCCACGGATATGGGTGGCTTTGCTGATATCTTTGAAAGCATTTTTAGCGGCTTTGGTGGGATGGGAACTGGTGCTTCTACCCGCCAAAGAACCGGCCCAGTCCGAGGAGATGATTTACGCCTTGACCTAAAAATTGATTTTCAAGAAGCGGTATTTGGTGGAGAAAAGGAAATTCAGATTCCTCACTTAGAAACTTGTCAAACTTGTGAAGGCAGTGGGGCAAAACCAGGAACAGGGGCAAAAACTTGTCAAACTTGTAGCGGCAGTGGTCAAGTAAGACGCGCTACCCGCACCCCTTTTGGTAGCTTTGCTCAGGTTTCTGTTTGTCCTACTTGTAATGGTCAAGGACGCGTTATTGAAGAAAAATGCGAAACCTGTAGTGGAGAAGGTCGTGTTAGAGAGCGCAAAAAGCTCAAAATTACGATTCCTCAGGGAGTTGATAATGGAACTCGTTTAAGAGTCTCAGGAGAAGGTGACGCGGGTTTACGCGGCGGTTCTACAGGTGATCTGTATGTTTATTTGACGATCGCGCCTCACCCTGAGTTTAAACGCGAAGGGCTCAATATTCGCTCGGAAATTACCGTTAGCTATCTACAAGCCATTCTTGGCTGTCGGGTGAAAGTTAATACGGTAGATGGAGAAGAAGACCTGAATATTCCCGCAGGAACTCAACCTGATACGGTGTTAACCCTTGAAAATAAAGGCGTTCCCAAGTTAGGAAACCCAGTGAGTCGAGGGGATCACCTGATTACGGTTCATGTGGAAATTCCCACACGCTTGAACTCTGAGGAGCGAGACTTGTTGGAACAACTTGCTAAAATTAAAGGAGAAAATACCGGTAAAGGTGGCTTAGAAGGATTTTTAGGACGGGTGTTTGGTGGATGA
- a CDS encoding sulfurtransferase TusA family protein: MSQSISKKNSQSVPDAQLDLRGTPCPINFVRTKLRLEQMETGTLLEVWLDPGEPIEQVPDSLKMEGYPIEALEDRGEFFALQVRR, translated from the coding sequence ATGAGTCAGTCAATCTCTAAAAAAAATTCCCAATCTGTTCCTGATGCACAATTAGACTTGCGGGGAACGCCTTGTCCTATTAATTTTGTTCGCACCAAGCTCCGTTTAGAACAAATGGAGACAGGCACCTTATTAGAAGTCTGGCTTGATCCGGGAGAACCGATTGAGCAAGTTCCTGATAGTCTGAAAATGGAAGGCTATCCCATAGAAGCCCTTGAGGATCGCGGTGAGTTCTTTGCCCTGCAGGTGCGTCGCTGA
- the rsgA gene encoding small ribosomal subunit biogenesis GTPase RsgA, producing MVATDQLIGTVVAVQANFYWVQLDLDKIYLLCTRRSRLKKIGQKVMVGDRALVEEPDWEDKRGVITDVFPRETELDRPPVANANQLVLLFSLAQPPLDPMQLSRFLVKGESTGIELCLTLNKQDLVTAQEQSAWQTRLQNWGYDPFFISVETGDGLDRLKQQLKDKITILAGPSGVGKSSLINSLIPHAQLRVSAVSGKLKRGRHTTRHVELFPLPEAGLLADTPGFNQPDLNCDPLELASFLPEARTRLSQDQCQFSDCLHREEPNCAVRGNWERYEHYLEFLESAIAQTTEKQQTSNAEDSLKVKTKRAGKNHYEPRLEPKKYRRGSRRQQNQELQEWCKDIEDI from the coding sequence ATGGTAGCTACAGATCAGCTGATTGGAACAGTTGTGGCGGTACAAGCAAATTTTTATTGGGTTCAGTTAGATCTTGACAAAATTTACTTATTATGCACTCGCCGATCGCGCTTAAAGAAAATTGGGCAAAAAGTGATGGTCGGCGATCGCGCTTTAGTGGAAGAACCTGATTGGGAGGATAAACGGGGAGTCATTACTGATGTCTTTCCCCGAGAAACAGAACTCGATCGCCCCCCTGTTGCGAATGCTAATCAGTTAGTTTTACTCTTTTCCTTAGCTCAACCTCCCCTTGATCCCATGCAGTTGAGTCGCTTTTTAGTGAAGGGAGAATCAACGGGAATTGAGTTGTGTTTAACCTTGAATAAACAGGATTTAGTAACTGCCCAAGAACAAAGTGCCTGGCAAACACGACTGCAAAATTGGGGGTATGACCCTTTTTTTATCAGTGTGGAAACAGGAGACGGGTTAGACCGACTTAAACAGCAATTAAAGGACAAAATTACGATTCTCGCTGGCCCCTCGGGAGTGGGAAAATCCAGTTTAATTAATTCTCTCATTCCCCACGCCCAGTTACGCGTCAGTGCTGTATCAGGAAAGCTCAAACGAGGGCGACATACCACTCGTCATGTAGAGTTATTTCCGCTGCCTGAAGCAGGCTTACTTGCAGATACTCCTGGATTTAATCAGCCTGATCTCAACTGTGATCCCCTTGAATTAGCATCTTTTTTGCCGGAAGCGAGAACACGGCTTTCTCAAGATCAGTGTCAGTTTAGTGACTGCTTACATCGGGAGGAACCGAATTGTGCAGTGCGGGGTAACTGGGAAAGATATGAGCATTATTTAGAATTTCTTGAAAGCGCGATCGCGCAGACAACTGAAAAACAACAGACAAGCAACGCTGAAGATAGCTTAAAAGTCAAAACCAAGCGGGCGGGAAAAAATCATTACGAACCGCGTTTAGAACCAAAAAAGTATCGTCGCGGTTCGAGACGACAACAAAATCAAGAGTTACAGGAATGGTGTAAAGATATTGAAGATATCTAG
- a CDS encoding DUF1611 domain-containing protein yields the protein MQLTAAHRVAILLSGGIKGEHGKTGLAFLRYSESQIVAIIDPESVGESITTLRGIERDVPIVGDMTTALTYSPDVLLIGIAPSGGKLPSAWSTDIKLAIQAGLSVVNGLHTPIRSLFSDEELQLQSGQWLWEVRGQARAVETEVKIGGARARSLSSQRILTVGTDISIGKMSTSLELTKLAQNKGYQAKFLATGQGGMMISGGGIPLDAIRVDFAAGAVEKMLLESAQEDDDFLFVEGQGSLLHPGSTATLSLMRGSQPTGLILVHRADREHIRDFPEIPIPELSEVVTLHEMVASGAGAFGKVPVKGIALNTASMDEERAKEVIERTSEATGLPCDDVVRFSGESLFSALLTS from the coding sequence ATGCAGTTAACAGCAGCACATCGGGTCGCAATTTTACTTTCGGGGGGAATCAAAGGGGAACATGGCAAAACAGGACTTGCTTTTTTACGTTATAGTGAGTCTCAAATTGTTGCCATTATTGATCCAGAGAGCGTCGGGGAATCTATTACTACTTTGAGGGGGATTGAGCGAGATGTTCCCATTGTTGGGGATATGACAACGGCATTAACCTATTCTCCTGATGTTTTATTAATTGGGATTGCTCCCTCAGGAGGAAAATTGCCCAGTGCTTGGTCAACAGACATTAAACTAGCAATTCAAGCAGGATTATCGGTGGTTAATGGCTTGCATACTCCCATTCGCTCTCTCTTTTCAGATGAGGAACTGCAATTACAATCGGGACAATGGCTGTGGGAAGTAAGAGGGCAAGCAAGGGCGGTTGAAACTGAGGTCAAAATTGGTGGGGCAAGAGCGCGTTCTTTATCGAGTCAGAGAATTTTAACCGTGGGGACAGATATCTCTATCGGTAAAATGTCAACAAGTTTAGAATTAACCAAACTAGCGCAAAATAAAGGATATCAAGCTAAGTTTCTTGCCACTGGGCAAGGAGGAATGATGATTAGTGGGGGTGGAATTCCTTTAGATGCGATTCGTGTGGATTTTGCTGCTGGGGCGGTGGAAAAAATGCTATTGGAATCGGCCCAAGAGGATGATGATTTTCTCTTTGTGGAAGGGCAAGGGTCTTTGTTACATCCCGGTTCTACTGCCACGTTATCGTTAATGCGAGGAAGCCAACCCACAGGTTTAATTCTAGTTCATCGCGCTGATCGCGAACATATCCGAGACTTTCCTGAAATTCCGATTCCTGAGCTATCAGAAGTGGTCACGCTCCATGAAATGGTTGCTAGTGGTGCCGGGGCGTTTGGTAAAGTTCCGGTGAAAGGAATTGCCTTAAATACGGCGAGTATGGATGAGGAAAGGGCGAAAGAAGTAATTGAACGTACCTCTGAAGCGACTGGACTTCCCTGTGATGATGTGGTGCGCTTTTCGGGGGAAAGTTTATTTTCGGCTCTCCTAACATCCTAG